The proteins below come from a single Eucalyptus grandis isolate ANBG69807.140 chromosome 3, ASM1654582v1, whole genome shotgun sequence genomic window:
- the LOC104435946 gene encoding porphobilinogen deaminase, chloroplastic, whose translation METFAPSSSSLSTRRALGPGHSLPVNSWSGGGSVSVLGFARKNLAFPSLSRRQSHANGVARASVVVEKETQEARTAFLVIGTRGSPLALAQAYETRDKLKASHPELAEEGAIEIKIIKTTGDKILSQPLADIGGKGLFTKEIDEALINGDIDIAVHSMKDVPTYLPDKTILPCNLQREDVRDAFISTSAGSLAKLPAGSIVGTASLRRKSQILNRYPSLQVQENFRGNVQTRLKKLSEGVVQATLLALAGLKRLNMTENVTSILSIDDMLPAVAQGAIGIACRSDDEKMANYLATLNHEETRLAVSCERAFLETLDGSCRTPIAGYASKDEDGNCIFRGLVASPDGTRVLETSRKGPYTYEDMVLMGKDAGKELLSRAGPGFFDS comes from the exons atggagacttttgctccatcttcttcctctttatcCACGAGGCGAGCGCTCGGGCCCGGCCATTCCCTGCCGGTCAACTCCTGGAGCGGTGGTGGGTCGGTCTCCGTTCTCGGGTTCGCTCGCAAAAATCTCGCCTTTCCTTCTCTCTCGAGGAGGCAGAGCCACGCCAATGGCGTCGCGAGAGCCTCTGTCGTCGTCGAGAAGGAGACCCAGGAGGCGAGGACGGCTTTTCTGGTCATCGGCACCAGAGGAAG CCCATTGGCACTTGCTCAGGCTTATGAGACGAGAGACAAGCTTAAGGCTAGCCATCCGGAGTTAGCCGAAGAAGGGGCTATAGAGATCAAGATCATAAAGACAACAGGGGACAAGATCCTTTCGCAGCCACTTGCTGATATCGGGGGGAAGGGGCTTTTCACAAAAGAAATAGATGAGGCACTAATCAACGGAGATATTGACATCGCTGTCCATTCTATGAAAGATGTCCCCACTTACTTACCAGATAAGACTATACTACCTTGCAACTTGCAGCGTGAGGATGTCCGCGATGCATTTATCTCCACGTCTGCAGGGTCACTCGCCAAACTTCCTGCTGGAAGTATTGTTGGTACAGCTTCACTCAGGAGGAAGTCGCAAATACTTAACAGATATCCTTCACTCCAA GTCCAGGAGAACTTCCGGGGCAATGTCCAGACACGATTGAAAAAGCTGAGCGAGGGAGTTGTTCAAGCAACACTATTGGCGTTAGCTGGGTTAAAAAGGTTAAATATGACGGAAAATGTCACTTCCATTCTTTCAATTGACGATATGCTTCCTGCTGTTGCTCAAGGCGCAATTGGCATTGCCTGCCGAAGTGACGATGAGAAGATG GCTAATTACTTGGCCACTTTGAACCATGAGGAAACAAGGTTGGCGGTTTCTTGCGAGAGGGCCTTTCTGGAGACTTTGGATGGGTCTTGCCGTACTCCTATTGCGGGATATGCTTCTAAAGATGAGGATGGCAATTGCATCTTTAGAGGATTGGTTGCTTCACCTGATGGGACCCGTG TGCTTGAAACTTCAAGAAAAGGCCCATATACCTATGAAGATATGGTTTTGATGGGAAAGGATGCTGGGAAAGAACTTCTTTCACGGGCAGGTCCTGGGTTTTTTGATTCTTAA
- the LOC104435945 gene encoding lysine--tRNA ligase, cytoplasmic, which yields MEGGPADEAAKAVADLAVDASSGDTQSKNARKKELKNKQREEERRRKEEEKAKLAASKASSQSQKPGAADDEDMDPTQYFQNRLKYLEAQKTDGKNPYPHKFQALMSIPEYINQYGGLNNGEHLEDVSISLAGRIMNKRSSSSKLFFYDLHGGGAKVQVMADASKSGMDDAEFSRFHSNVKRGDIVGISGFPGKTKRGELSIFPRSFIVLSHCLHMMPRQKAAPGSENANVKKTELWVPGSTRNPETYILKDQETRYRQRYLDLMLNLEVRHIFKTRAKVIQYVRKFLDDLDFLEVETPMMNMIAGGAAARPFVTHHNDLNMRLYMRIAPELYLKELVVGGLERVYEIGKQFRNEGIDLTHNPEFTTCEFYMAFADYNDIMELTEKMLSGMVKELTGGYKIKYHANGLDNDPIEIDFTPPFRRIDMIEELEKIANLDIPKDLSSVEANKYLMDACARFDVKCAPPQTTTRLLDKLVGHFLEETCVNPTFIINHPEIMSPLAKWHRSKPGLTERFELFANKHELCNAYTELNDPVVQRERFAEQLKDRQSGDDEAMALDETFCTALEYGLPPTGGWGMGIDRLTMLLTDSQNIKEVLLFPAMKPQDEPPAKAPSS from the exons ATGGAAGGAGGTCCCGCCGACGAAGCGGCGAAAGCCGTCGCGGACCTGGCCGTGGACGCCTCGTCCGGAGACACGCAGAGCAAGAA TGCGCGCAAGAAAGAGCTGAAGAACAAGcagagggaggaagagaggcggcgcaaggaggaggagaaggctaAGCTG GCCGCTAGCAAGGCAAGTTCCCAGTCTCAGAAACCTGGAGCAGCTGATGATGAGGACATGGATCCAACA CAATACTTTCAAAACAGGCTGAAGTATCTTGAGGCACAGAAGACAGATGGGAAAAACCCTTATCCTCACAAGTTTCAAGCTTTGATGTCTATCCCTGAATATATTAACCAGTACGGAGGCTTAAACAATGGAGAGCATCTTGAGGATGTATCCATATCTTTGGCTG GTCGAATCATGAACAAacgatcttcatcttcaaagcTGTTTTTTTATGATTTGCATGGGGGTGGAGCAAAAGTGCAAGTCATGGCTGATGCTAG TAAATCAGGTATGGATGATGCTGAGTTTTCAAGATTTCATTCCAACGTGAAGCGTGGGGATATTGTGGGCATCAGTGGTTTTCCAG GAAAAACCAAAAGGGGCGAGCTAAGCATATTTCCCAGGTCTTTTAtagttttgtcccattgtctTCACATGATGCCAAGACAAAAAGCTGCTCCAGGTTCAGAAAATGCAAATGTGAAG AAAACAGAACTGTGGGTTCCAGGAAGTACTAGGAATCCTGAAACCTATATTTTGAAAGATCAG GAAACTCGATACCGTCAGCGTTATCTGGATTTGATGTTGAATCTGGAGGTTAGGCATATATTTAAGACGAGAGCCAAGGTCATACAGTATGTTAGGAAGTTCCTCGATGATCTTGACTTCTTGGAG GTTGAGACACCTATGATGAACATGATTGCTGGAGGAGCTGCTGCCCGTCCTTTTGTGACTCATCATAATGATCTAAACATGAGGCTGTACATGCGTATTGCTCCTGAGCTTTACCTGAAGGAGCTGGTTGTTGGAGGATTGGAGCGTGTTTATGAGATAGGAAAACAATTTAGAAATGAAGGAATAGATTTGACTCATAATCCTGAGTTCACTACTTGTGAGTTCTATATGGCTTTTGCAGACTATAATGATATAATGGAGCTCACTGAGAAAATGCTTAGTG GAATGGTGAAGGAACTTACTGGTGGTTATAAAATTAAGTATCATGCAAATGGACTTGACAACGATCCAATTGAGATTGATTTCACTCCCCCTTTCAG GAGGATTGACATGATAGAAGAGTTGGAGAAGATCGCTAATCTTGACATTCCAAAGGATCTGTCGAGTGTTGAAGCTAACAAGTACTTGATGGATGCTTGCGCTAGATTTGATGTCAAGTGTGCTCCTCCGCAAACGACAACTCGTTTGTTGGACAAG CTTGTGGGTCACTTCTTGGAAGAGACCTGTGTGAATCCTACTTTCATCATCAATCATCCTGAGATCATGAGTCCCTTGGCAAAGTGGCATAGATCGAAACCAGGCCTGACCGAAAGATTCGAGTTGTTTGCCAACAAGCATGAA CTATGCAATGCATATACCGAATTGAATGATCCTGTAGTACAGCGGGAGCGATTTGCCGAACAACTCAAG GACAGGCAATCGGGTGATGATGAAGCCATGGCTTTGGATGAAACATTCTGTACCGCACTTGAGTATGGTTTGCCTCCAACTGGTGGCTGGGGGATGGGTATTGATAGGCTTACCATGCTTTTGACCGATTCGCAGAATAttaag GAAGTGCTCCTCTTTCCGGCTATGAAACCACAAGACGAGCCTCCGGCCAAAG CTCCATCATCTTAG